The genomic stretch GAGATGAACCTGGTATTCTTACAGAATGTTTTCTCTCCAAATGCTGATAAATTTTATCAATTACTTTGAAATAATTCCTTTTAACTTCAGCAGGAACTTTTGCTTCTGTCATTCTTTTTGTGAAATATCCGACATCATCGACAATTCCCAAAATTTCCGGTTGGAAGGAAATACAATCAACGCAATACTCCGAATTTTCTGCAACTTTTTCCGATAATTCCAGAAGTCGATCTAACTTGTATTTTTTGATCTCATTTTCAGTGAAATTTGATTTATGCTTATTTATCTGGAAAGTAACTTCTTCCAGCCATTCTTTGTGTGATGACATCTCAATCCCCCAATTTCCTAATTAGTGCTTGAACGAAAACCACCGGAATTACTGAAAACTTGAATTAAGTTTGCTTTAGCTGGCTTGATTTAAGTTTTCTAATCCGTTGATGCCAGTCAACTTAACTCAAGACTTCGTCTTAAGTCAAGTTTCCTTTTTGCGAGAAAATCGAATTTTCGTTCAGATACTAATTATCTATTTCATATTATCAAATCATTCTTCCTCATCTTCTGAATTCCAAAAACAAAAACATACAAAATAAGTCCAACAAAATACATATAATATCGCAAACCAGAGTCGAGATGAAATGTTTTTGTCAGGCTCGAAGGATAGAACAAAATTAAAGAGGAAGACAGAAAAATGGGAATTTCGTACCATTTATTTTTTTTGATGAACCAGCCTTGAACTGCATTTGTAAACGCAAAAGCTCCGATAACTGCCATTCCAAAAATTAAAAATATCTGGAAA from Candidatus Cloacimonadota bacterium encodes the following:
- a CDS encoding glycine zipper family protein; amino-acid sequence: MSSHKEWLEEVTFQINKHKSNFTENEIKKYKLDRLLELSEKVAENSEYCVDCISFQPEILGIVDDVGYFTKRMTEAKVPAEVKRNYFKVIDKIYQHLERKHSVRIPGSSPKKKNQYIGAGIAIGVVIGIVIDNIGLGIAIGIALGAIAKKYKKVDE